The Candidatus Methylomirabilota bacterium sequence AAAGGAAACGTGCGTTTTCGGGTAGACCGCGAGGTTTTTATTAACCTTGTAACTCAGTGTTCCATGAGGGTGCAAGTCCCTCCCTCCAGGTGCAGGAGTGAAAGCATACCCCCCAGGCTAGAGACTGGTCCTCAAAGGTCTGAAGCGGGGATAAACGGCGGAATCTAGAAGCCTCAATCTGGGTATCCCGTCTAGCAAGCATCTATGGGCAGCGAAAGCGAAGATGTAGTTGAGCCATCGTGATTAACAGCCAGCGCAAGAGGCTGATGCGCTGGAGCCAAAACGGCACAGGATAAGGCGCTGGCAGACTCTGGAACTGACCGGCCTGCACTGCCACATAACCCCGGTGGACAGCATCGCCCTAAGGATGCGAGCAATGGAAACTGGGAACGGAGTAACCTCCCATGGTTCTCTGTCGGGCGGATCACCCCACGGAGTAGGTGCCAACCGGATGCCATGGGAGAGAAGGATGCTCGAAGAAGCCAAGGCCCAGGGTAGTGCCTGGGATATGCTGACGTCGGGCCGGTATTCTGAAAGGTAAAGTGGTGAGTCAGAGGCCACGAGCCAAGACACAGGACCCCAAGGACCTGATGGCGGCCTGGCAAGAGATTCCCTGGACGAAAGTTCAGCGGCATGTCTTCCGCCTCCAAAAGCGAATTTACCAAGCCACACAACGTGGAGATGTCAGGACGGTACGTAAACTCCAGAATCTGTTAAGCAAATCCTGGTATGCCCGGCTCTTGGCGGTACGTCGCGTGACTCAGGAAAATAAAGGGAAACGCACGGCGGGAATCGATGGTGCAAAATCCTTAAAAGCACCTGCACGATGGCGGCTCGCTCGCCAGCTTCGTCTGGATGGCAAAGCCACCCCGCTTAGACGTATCTGGATACCGAAACGCGGCACTTCTGAGAAGAGGCCGCTCGGCATTCCAACCCAACACGATCGGGCCAAGCAGACGCTCGTGCGTCAGGCCTTGGAACCGCAGTGGGAAGCCAAGCTGTCGGCCCATTTCTATGGATTTCGTCCAGGTCGTTCTTGTCACGATGCCATCGAAGCGATCTTTCATTGCATCAAGTATCGGCCGCAGTATGCGTTAAAGGTCGATATTGCGAAATGTTTTGACCGCATCGATCACTCGGCTCTATTGGCCAAACTCCAATCGACACCGAGTATTCGTCGGCAAGTCCGAGCGTGGTTGCGATCCGGGATCATGGAAGCGGACACGTTTACCCCGACCACGGCGGGAACGCCACAAGGCGGCAGTGTGTCGCCCTTGTTAGCGTTGATCGCCCTGCATGGGATAGACGAAGCCATCACCGAGGTCTATCCGGAGGCTCGTGTCATCGCCTATGCAGATGACTGCATGGTGCTGCATCCGGATCGTTCAGTCTTAGAACACAGCCAGCAACTCTTGACGACGTGGCTGGCCGACATCGGACTGGCGCTGAACGCAACCAAGACCCGCATTCGTCACACTTTGGAAGGCGATCAGCCCGGAATGGATTTTCTTGGCTTCCACATCCGTCAGTATCGAGTGGGGAAGCACCAATCCGGAACCACACCCCAAGGGGTTCCCCTCGGGCACAAAACGCTGATCAAACCGGCCAAATCAAACGTGGCGGATCATCTCGCGGAGCTCGGTCGGATCGTAAGGGAAGCCAGGGCCTGGCCCCAGGTCGCCCTGATCCAAAAACTCAACCCTAAGATTCGGGGATGGGCGAATTACTACCGCAGCGGGGTAAGCAAAGCCACTTTCAGTCGGCTCGATTACCTCATGTGGGCCAAGCTCCGTCACTGGGCGAACTGGCGACACCCCAAGAAAACGGCCGGATGGGTAGTCAAGCGCTACTGGACCCAACGAGACGCGCGCTGGGTCTTTGCGACAGCGGCTACCCGTGGAGGTCTAATCTCTCTCACCTTCCATAACGAGGTGCCGATCCGGAGACATTTCAAAGTCGCCGGCCATCGGAGTCCTTACGATGGAGATTGGGTGTACTGGAGTGCTCGACAAGGACGGTACCCCACGGTCAGTCCTCGACTGGCCACACTGCTGAAAAAGCAAAAGGGGCGCTGTGCCGGGTGCGGGCTGTACTTCCAACATGATGATCCACTTGAGATTGACCATATTGATGGGAACCGAAAGAACTCCCGTCTGATCAATCTGCAAGTTTTACATGGACATTGCCATGACGTAAAAACCCGGGAGCAAAGGGAGTATCTCCCGGTGGGTCTGCGTGATCAGCATCAGAATACTGAGGAGCGGAGTGCAGGGAAACTTGCACGCTCCGATCTGGAGCAGCGGTAGACGGAGCGATCCGTCTATCGACTGTAACGGGTATGGTTGGATCAGTGCCGCCAGTGACATGTCACAGAGACAGAGAATCGGCCCGTTTTCAAACTCTTAGCGCCTAGAGTTTGCCTCCATAAGTCGTTGATCCCACTCAATACCCCCACTTTTTAACGCTCTCGTTGTCTGAGGGTTCGGATTGGCGTGTCAGAGGGGTGAAATTCGGATATACTAGCGTTTTTGTGCAGTGGTGATTGCACCAGGAGAAAAGATTTCGATAAAATAGCGAAAATGGTCCTTTGCGCTACTGGAGGAGATAGTCCATGCCCAGACGACTTCCGGAAGTGCTCACCCGCGAAGAAGCTGCCGCGCTCCTCTCTGCCCCGAGCCGCTACTACCCCACCGGCAGACGCGACCGGTGCATTATTAAGCTCATGCTCAACGCCGGCCTGCGTGCCAGTGAGGTGCTGAACCTCGCGTGGCGGGATGTGGATTTGCAGACCGGTAAGCTCGTCGTGCGCAAAGGTAAGGGAAACAAAGACCGCCAGGTGTGGGTTGGGGATGAAACGCTTGATCTCCTGCGCCTCTGGTGCGAAGAGGCCCCGGCGTGTTCGTGGTGTTTCCCGACGCTCCGGGGTAGTCGAATGCACAGCGCGCAGCTGCGGGCTATGGTGAAGCGGCGAGCCAAAAAGGCAGGGATTAGAAAAGACGTGCATCCCCATATGTGCCGGCATACTTATGCGACAGAACTGTATCGGTCAAGTAAGGACATCCGGCTGGTGCAGAAAGCGCTGGGGCACGCCTCGCTCTCGACGACGATGATCTATACGCATATTGTTGATGATGATATGGAAGAGGCGATGCGGGCGCTCAATATTTAGGGGGCGGC is a genomic window containing:
- a CDS encoding tyrosine-type recombinase/integrase codes for the protein MPRRLPEVLTREEAAALLSAPSRYYPTGRRDRCIIKLMLNAGLRASEVLNLAWRDVDLQTGKLVVRKGKGNKDRQVWVGDETLDLLRLWCEEAPACSWCFPTLRGSRMHSAQLRAMVKRRAKKAGIRKDVHPHMCRHTYATELYRSSKDIRLVQKALGHASLSTTMIYTHIVDDDMEEAMRALNI
- a CDS encoding reverse transcriptase domain-containing protein gives rise to the protein MSQRPRAKTQDPKDLMAAWQEIPWTKVQRHVFRLQKRIYQATQRGDVRTVRKLQNLLSKSWYARLLAVRRVTQENKGKRTAGIDGAKSLKAPARWRLARQLRLDGKATPLRRIWIPKRGTSEKRPLGIPTQHDRAKQTLVRQALEPQWEAKLSAHFYGFRPGRSCHDAIEAIFHCIKYRPQYALKVDIAKCFDRIDHSALLAKLQSTPSIRRQVRAWLRSGIMEADTFTPTTAGTPQGGSVSPLLALIALHGIDEAITEVYPEARVIAYADDCMVLHPDRSVLEHSQQLLTTWLADIGLALNATKTRIRHTLEGDQPGMDFLGFHIRQYRVGKHQSGTTPQGVPLGHKTLIKPAKSNVADHLAELGRIVREARAWPQVALIQKLNPKIRGWANYYRSGVSKATFSRLDYLMWAKLRHWANWRHPKKTAGWVVKRYWTQRDARWVFATAATRGGLISLTFHNEVPIRRHFKVAGHRSPYDGDWVYWSARQGRYPTVSPRLATLLKKQKGRCAGCGLYFQHDDPLEIDHIDGNRKNSRLINLQVLHGHCHDVKTREQREYLPVGLRDQHQNTEERSAGKLARSDLEQR